The sequence ATAGCGGAAAAATCAGAGAAATCAAGGAAACGTAAACGTACCGAGAGCAATAGCAGCAGCAGTAGCAGCAGTAGCAGTAGCTCTTCTGGTAGTGACAGTAATAAACCAGACACACCAAAAACGGAAACTCGTAAGTacaattaaatagatatttctttgcagaaaatatcataacagtctttatattatatctatttatctttctatgtatctttatattatatttattttactcaaatcatacatttaattatcatcaGCTGCCATCGAAAAAATGGAGGCTAATAACGAAGAAGCTGACGAAGAAGACActaagaaagaaaatcaaGAAACTAAAACTAAAGtagaaattacaaataataaaaaacctACAATTGAGCCAGAAGCAGTGATTGATTTGGCTAGTGAGGATAAAGATAAGGAACCTAGAGCTCTGCACAAAACTAGTAGCATTTTTCTTCGTAATTTAGCGCCTACGATTACCAAAGCAGAAGTTGAAGCGGTTAGTtgaagcattatttattaaataattttataagggatttatttgtgaaaactcatatttttttactgcaaattttgttcttttgtattaatgatataattgacatttgaaataatatagttattattattaaatagatgtGCAAGCGATTCCCTGGATTCTTACGCGTAGCTATAGCGGATCCGCAACCTGAGAGACGATGGTTCCGCCGTGGCTGGGTTTCGTTCGAGAGACAAGTgaatatcaaagaaatctGTTGGAGTTTGAATAACATTAGAGTGAGTTTATTCATTTGcactgttattaaaaaaaaggattaagaatatttttaaacttgtcTTTGTGCTTTTCGTTTTATACAGTTACGCGATTGTGAACTTGGTGCTATAGTAAACAGAGATCTGTCGCGACGTATTCGATCAGTGAATGGTATAACATCTCACAAACAGATAGTCCGACATGACATTAAACTTAGTGCCAAAATTGTTCACAATTTGGATAATAGAGTGGGCTTATGGAAGGAAGATAAAAAGGACGAAAGTGCATCGAAACAAgaagaagataaagaaaataagaccGCGCCAAGTAGTAGTGAGGTCGAGCAAGCTGTAAGTAAAATTGCGGATTATGTTTCTATGAAAGTGCTTGTGTATCTAGAAATTTAGTTTGCGATTGTATCAAATTTTCTGCATTTTCTGTCTAGGCTTTTGGATTGTCATCTAAAAATCcagtattgaaaaatataacagacTATTTGATAGAGGAAGCTTCAGCCGAAGAGGAAGAATTGCTAGGTATGTCAGGTGAGCAAGAAGAAGGTCAGTTAGGTGGTGACGGAGATAGTTCTATTGAAAGAGATCCAGTTCTAATCaaggtaaattaaattaactcgTACAAAATGgcgattaataatgaaaaataacttgtttgaatattttatacaaacatgTTGCATCTTCATTCCTGCAGGTATTAGACAAATTAGTGTTGTACTTACGAATCGTTCATTCTGTTGACTACTACAATCATTGTGAGTATCCAAACGAAGACGAAATGCCAAACAGATGTGGAATAATGCACGTGAGAGGATCGCCACCCAATACCAAAATTTCCAGCGCTGAATTATCGGAGTATTGTCGTAATTTCGAGAGCAAAATGTCTGCTTTCCTGCAACCAATCGCTACCTTATCCACTGAAGAGTTCGAGAAGCTAGGCGCGAAGAATGCCGAAGcgtatcctttttttttttgtttcatcgaatatataaatacgcgATATACTAACTTGACAAATgacaatttatatgatatattaatatgatatatttccttaatatataaacagtgAAGTCGAAAAATTCGTCCAAGCTAACACCCAAGAATTGTCAAAGGATAAATGGTTGTGTCCTCTTAGCGGAAAGAAATTCAAAGGACCTGATTTTATCCGCAAGCATATTTTCAACAAACATTCCGAGAAGGTCGCTGAAGTGAAAGCGGAAgctgaatatttcaataattatttaaaagatccAAAGAGGCCTCAGCTTCCCGAACATCCTGGTAATAAAACACCACTGAGGGAAGGACCGCGCGAGAATTTTTCACCGTATGGTTGCAGCTCGTAAGTGTACAAAAATCAATTggcaattgaaaatatttaacaagcaGATCATTTGTGTACACAATCATCATtgtaatatgtacattataaaaaaggtGTTACTTTATGTAAACGCACACGTTTCTTAGAATTTTAccaaaaatatggaaataaatatattaagatattccATACGAATATCCATTCTAGATTCGGAAATTACGGTGGTGGATACGGCGGTGGCAGGGGCAGTTATGGTTCCGGCTATGGTGGCGGATTCGGTGGTGGATTCGGCGCACCGCGTTCCAATCGTGGCGGATTCAACCGAGGACGGTAAGCTACTTCTTTCATTACGTTTCGATACAAAGCATCAATAAAGTTTGTCccgaataatatatcatatggtttataaataaaaattatgaaaagaatttacaTGGCATTACGTTGGCACAAGTCAGCTTTCTTTGATCCATTATTAAATTCGTATTGAatcaaaataagatttaaaatgcatttatagaaCAAGTAAATTCTCAGTCTGATCAGGTTAATAGAATGAACGTAG is a genomic window of Cataglyphis hispanica isolate Lineage 1 chromosome 5, ULB_Chis1_1.0, whole genome shotgun sequence containing:
- the LOC126849861 gene encoding serrate RNA effector molecule homolog isoform X1; translated protein: MADSDDEYDRKRRDKFRGERTESYSRERRDDRRRDDWVDSREWSSRPRQRPDYREYRGGGGGGRDRYSPARSQDIQPPLKRMRFEWDDRPRYGHDYYGGGSSGGGGGAGGAGGTSWSPDHYPPPHHGNHHYGNHSNSSSREVAGNFSNSNVETQPPMMSFKAFLGTQEDTITDEEAIKRYNEYKLEFRRQQLNEFFVAHKDEEWFKIKYHPEESVKRKDEQVSALKKRVDVFLELLNSGEIEKVSVDADQADALLHLLDAVVIKLEGGTEEDLQILNIKPPKPIITKDVLKEKEDNKNKSTEKKSENSDEKKMDECSEKSSKNDENAVTEVENSEKDENTKSESDKIKQNGDECNDVEEAANDNKPPEKSEKSRKRKRTESNSSSSSSSSSSSSGSDSNKPDTPKTETPAIEKMEANNEEADEEDTKKENQETKTKVEITNNKKPTIEPEAVIDLASEDKDKEPRALHKTSSIFLRNLAPTITKAEVEAMCKRFPGFLRVAIADPQPERRWFRRGWVSFERQVNIKEICWSLNNIRLRDCELGAIVNRDLSRRIRSVNGITSHKQIVRHDIKLSAKIVHNLDNRVGLWKEDKKDESASKQEEDKENKTAPSSSEVEQAAFGLSSKNPVLKNITDYLIEEASAEEEELLGMSGEQEEGQLGGDGDSSIERDPVLIKVLDKLVLYLRIVHSVDYYNHCEYPNEDEMPNRCGIMHVRGSPPNTKISSAELSEYCRNFESKMSAFLQPIATLSTEEFEKLGAKNAEAEVEKFVQANTQELSKDKWLCPLSGKKFKGPDFIRKHIFNKHSEKVAEVKAEAEYFNNYLKDPKRPQLPEHPGNKTPLREGPRENFSPYGCSSFGNYGGGYGGGRGSYGSGYGGGFGGGFGAPRSNRGGFNRGRGGGSDFRPVIHYRDLDAPREPDEFL
- the LOC126849861 gene encoding serrate RNA effector molecule homolog isoform X3 codes for the protein MADSDDEYDRKRRDKFRGERTESYSRERRDDRRRDDWVDSREWSSRPRQRPDYREYRGGGGGGRDRYSPARSQDIQPPLKRMRFEWDDRPRYGHDYYGGGSSGGGGGAGGAGGTSWSPDHYPPPHHGNHHYGNHSNSSSREVAGNFSNSNVETQPPMMSFKAFLGTQEDTITDEEAIKRYNEYKLEFRRQQLNEFFVAHKDEEWFKIKYHPEESVKRKDEQVSALKKRVDVFLELLNSGEIEKVSVDADQADALLHLLDAVVIKLEGGTEEDLQILNIKPPKPIITKDVLKEKEDNKNKSTEKKSENSDEKKMDECSEKSSKNDENAVTEVENSEKDENTKSESDKIKQNGDECNDVEEAANDNKPPEKSEKSRKRKRTESNSSSSSSSSSSSSGSDSNKPDTPKTETPAIEKMEANNEEADEEDTKKENQETKTKVEITNNKKPTIEPEAVIDLASEDKDKEPRALHKTSSIFLRNLAPTITKAEVEAMCKRFPGFLRVAIADPQPERRWFRRGWVSFERQVNIKEICWSLNNIRLRDCELGAIVNRDLSRRIRSVNGITSHKQIVRHDIKLSAKIVHNLDNRVGLWKEDKKDESASKQEEDKENKTAPSSSEVEQAAFGLSSKNPVLKNITDYLIEEASAEEEELLGMSGEQEEGQLGGDGDSSIERDPVLIKVLDKLVLYLRIVHSVDYYNHCEYPNEDEMPNRCGIMHVRGSPPNTKISSAELSEYCRNFESKMSAFLQPIATLSTEEFEKLGAKNAEAEVEKFVQANTQELSKDKWLCPLSGKKFKGPDFIRKHIFNKHSEKVAEVKAEAEYFNNYLKDPKRPQLPEHPGNKTPLREGPRENFSPYGCSSFGNYGGGYGGGRGSYGSGYGGGFGGGFGAPRSNRGGFNRGRVAPESASRSIVSYNDLEQSDTDMF
- the LOC126849861 gene encoding serrate RNA effector molecule homolog isoform X2, encoding MADSDDEYDRKRRDKFRGERTESYSRERRDDRRRDDWVDREWSSRPRQRPDYREYRGGGGGGRDRYSPARSQDIQPPLKRMRFEWDDRPRYGHDYYGGGSSGGGGGAGGAGGTSWSPDHYPPPHHGNHHYGNHSNSSSREVAGNFSNSNVETQPPMMSFKAFLGTQEDTITDEEAIKRYNEYKLEFRRQQLNEFFVAHKDEEWFKIKYHPEESVKRKDEQVSALKKRVDVFLELLNSGEIEKVSVDADQADALLHLLDAVVIKLEGGTEEDLQILNIKPPKPIITKDVLKEKEDNKNKSTEKKSENSDEKKMDECSEKSSKNDENAVTEVENSEKDENTKSESDKIKQNGDECNDVEEAANDNKPPEKSEKSRKRKRTESNSSSSSSSSSSSSGSDSNKPDTPKTETPAIEKMEANNEEADEEDTKKENQETKTKVEITNNKKPTIEPEAVIDLASEDKDKEPRALHKTSSIFLRNLAPTITKAEVEAMCKRFPGFLRVAIADPQPERRWFRRGWVSFERQVNIKEICWSLNNIRLRDCELGAIVNRDLSRRIRSVNGITSHKQIVRHDIKLSAKIVHNLDNRVGLWKEDKKDESASKQEEDKENKTAPSSSEVEQAAFGLSSKNPVLKNITDYLIEEASAEEEELLGMSGEQEEGQLGGDGDSSIERDPVLIKVLDKLVLYLRIVHSVDYYNHCEYPNEDEMPNRCGIMHVRGSPPNTKISSAELSEYCRNFESKMSAFLQPIATLSTEEFEKLGAKNAEAEVEKFVQANTQELSKDKWLCPLSGKKFKGPDFIRKHIFNKHSEKVAEVKAEAEYFNNYLKDPKRPQLPEHPGNKTPLREGPRENFSPYGCSSFGNYGGGYGGGRGSYGSGYGGGFGGGFGAPRSNRGGFNRGRGGGSDFRPVIHYRDLDAPREPDEFL